The Toxorhynchites rutilus septentrionalis strain SRP chromosome 3, ASM2978413v1, whole genome shotgun sequence genome includes a region encoding these proteins:
- the LOC129777226 gene encoding eukaryotic translation initiation factor 4E-binding protein produces MSASPIARQACSHMQAIPSKRVLIHDASELPAYYSSTPGGTMYSTTPGGTRIVYERAFLMNLKNSPLARTPPSNLSNLPHNILRNSPNRSASKPKTQQQSHNSPPKYDDHQEQFDMDL; encoded by the exons ATGTCAGCATCACCAATCGCACGCCAAGCCTGCAGCCACATGCAGGCGATTCCATCCAAGAGAGTTCTGATCCATGACGCATCCGAGCTACCGGCGTATTACTCGTCCACACCCGGTGGCACCATGTACTCAACCACACCAGGAG GAACTCGCATTGTTTACGAACGGGCCTTCCTGATGAATTTGAAGAACTCTCCGCTCGCCCGCACCCCACCGTCTAACCTAAGCAATCTACCTCACAACATCCTGCGGAACAGCCCGAATCGGAGCGCCAGCAAGCCCAAGACGCAACAGCAGTCCCACAACTCGCCGCCCAAGTACGATGACCACCAGGAACAATTCGACATGGATCTGTAG